The genomic interval GTACTCATGGATCCAAATGAAGAAGAAGATTTGGACTCTTTATATTTGGAGACAACTGCAATAATCACAGTCAGCATGAAGAGAAAGGAAATCAATGCCAAAGCTATTACCAAGTAGAACTGTAGGTTGGACTGAGATTCTTCTTTGTTAGACTGACTGCTCAGCTCAGGAAGAACCTGATGAAAATGATCAGCAATCACCATGTTTAGGGAGACTGAAGCTGAGCGAGAGGGAATCCCATTGTCTTTTACTAGAATCACAATTCCATGTTTCATGATGTCTCTTTCTTGAAATACACGTGATGTCCTGATCTCTCCTGTGTGCTGGTCAATGGTGAAGAGTGATGGTTCTGAAGATTGTAGAAAGTAAGACAACCAGGCATTGTGTCCAGAGTCAGCGTCCACTGCCACCACTTTAGATACTAAAGAGCCTTGTTCAGAGGTCCAAGGAACCATCTCAAATGTTGGGCTATTGACCTCTGGTGATGGGTACAGAATAACAGGTGAATTATCATTCTGGTCTGCTATACATATTCTCAATGTTGTACTGCTGTTCAGAGATGGAGCTCCATTGTCTCTGGCAATGATCTGGATATTAAATTCCCTATGCTTCTCATAATCAAATGACCGCTGAGCATAGATGACCCCAGTTACTGGATTCATGGAGATGTAGGAAGACAGGGGATCTTCTTCATTACTTCTAGTAGTTATAGAATATATTATCTTAGCATTGTCTTCGCTGTCCATATCTCTTGCTTGAATACTGAATATTGAAGCTCCTGGTGAATTATTTTCTGGTATAAATGcagtgtaaaccaatttctcaaaCACTGGGGCATTGTCATTGACATCTGATACATCAAGCCGAATAACTTTTCTAGAAGTCATTTCAGGAGAACCTTTGTCTGAGGCTTGTATTGTGATGTTGTAGGATGGGATCTTTTCTCTATCTAGACTACTTTTTGTaacaattttataaaaattaCTTGATGATGATATTAACTCAAATGGCAAATCTCCTTCTATTATACATTGGACCTCACCATTTTCTCCTGAGTCACGATCATGAACTTTGATAAATGCCACTACACTCCCAGAGGCAGAATCCTCAGCAATCTTAGTCAACAGTGAGGATATGGAAATCTCAGGAGCGTTATCATttttatctattatttctattaaaaCCTTGGTTATGGCAGGTAGACCGCCGCCGTCTTCTGCTTGGACTGATATCTCATATAATTTTGTTACTTCATAATCTAAATACGCTTTTGTTTTAATTTCTCCACTTTTAGGATCAATAGAAAAGCCATCAAGAATATGACTCGATGTGGTGCTAAAAGAGTAAGTGATCTGTGCATGGACACCTTCATCTTCATCACTTGCACTGACTTTCAGGATTGTAGAATTCACCGGTATATTTTCCCTAACACTTACTTTATATACATCCTGTGTAAATACTGGAGAATTATCATTGATATCAGTGATGATGATATTAATGATGGCAGTGCCTGTCTGTACAGGATTTCCACCATCAGAAGCTGTTAGAATGAGTTCATGCTTGTTTTGTGTCTCTCGGTCTAGAAGTTTCTCTAGTATAAGCTCTGGAAATACACTGCCATCACTGCTGACCTTCTCTCCAAGAGCAAAATACTGGTTTACACTGAGTCTGTACCTTATCAGAGAATTATTACCTATGTCTATATCTTCTGCATTTTGTAAGCGAAACCTTCTTCCTGGGGAGGTTAATTCACTCATTTCTATTCTAATCTTGTCATGAACAAATGTAGGATGATTGTCATTTATATCCTGAATATCAATCTTAACATTGAAGAAATTTAGTGGATTTTCCATCACAGCATCAAATGTAAGGACACAATCATCTGCAGCTCTGCACAATGTCTCCCTGTCTATCCTATCAGCAATGTATAGATTTCCATTATCCAGATTTATACTGAAATATTTCTCAGAGACTTCAGACACAATGTGTAATTTTCTTCTGGAGAGCTCCTTAACATTTAATTTAAGATCCTTTGCTAAATTTCCAAAAATAGATCCTTTTCTTAATTCTTCATTTATGGAATAATGAATCTGACCAGAGACTGAATGACACAGCCAGGAAAATAAGAAGGGAAATATTACTTGCCATCTGAGTCTTTGCATTGATTGTCCTTCCTGCAGTTGTAATCCAGCCATCCTTCTTCTTACCAGATATATAATGGTGAAATTCCTTGTTATATTTATAATCCAGATAAAACCAGAAATAATCTCTCTTCTTTATGAGTCCTGTCCCCAGCAAATCCTATTGTGAAATGCTGTGTATTTCTTCTTGCAGTTGAACACTGTCTGCATCATGGAGGTGATTCTGGATTTGCAGAATATTTTCCTTATTGGTGAACAGCGGCGCTCTGAGGCGTATATGTGGAATTGCAGTATCAGTGACTTAGGTTTATTGCTAACAGATATCACtactaaaaaaaatgtcatgaaattgtaacttttatataaaaattgctataaaatgtaatttttgtcaAATTTATGTGATGTTTGTAATTGTTTATAATATGGTACTTTTGTAAGGCTTAAATAATAGTCAAATTAAAGTAATTAATTGAAACAAATATAATGCAGCAGCTATACAGAATGGTCTATTATGAAGTTTATTTGAAGTTTAACATATCTGGGTTACCCAGCCTAATTACACAACAAAAGAGGAATTATATTTTATACAGCATCATcttaaaataatttaaatattTGCTCAGAACTGCATGTTTAGTAAAGTACTGGAGAACATGGAGTGATCATGGTTCAAAGCAATGCTATTACATATGAATATTTGCCCCGAACTACAACATAATGTATTGCTATTACAGAGTCATATTTCCTCCTAGATGTGGTATATGCCAATGAGTAAAATGTTCAGTCTGACTCATAACCCCTAACACAAGCATGTATATTTCACTTTTAATCTTAAATTATAGAATCTAATACCATGTATAAAGGGAAGAAATAAGCTATTATAGGTTCCATAATGAACATTTATGTGGCTTCCAATTCCGACATGCTTCATTCTAAATACTACATGCTTAGCTAAATATAATAAAGATAGTTACGTTATAAATGCAATAAATACATATTATATGTCACTGTTATTTGTAATTAGATGATtgctatatgtacagtatattaaaTACAAATAATACTTTATAATAAGAATGAATCTAAAGAGTGTCAATGCTTGTTGGCATAAGAGTAACAAAACTAGTAAAGAACCTAAATCCCTCTACCTTGATTCGTGTTATGCCTGTTACGACTTATCAAGAGGCAGGTTAAAAAGCAATATATGATATAAGCTTCCATATTCTTACAGATTCTCTTCAATCTGTTAAAGATATCAAAATGATTAGGAATATTAGTTATTAGTGGGCATAACTGATCTTTTCAAGACTAGTGTAAGGCTTCCTATAAATTATTTCCCTCTCTCTGGAGGATCTGGAACTTCTGTGCACTAAATAGACAGCtcctttatttcaatgggaacggtgtaatgcttcattactcctgtggtggtgctataGGGGAATTTGACACTTCCTGAcaggtttccctacagattaTATTTAATTGCAATGGTCCCAGCAGCTGGACACTCTTTTGTCAGAATATTTTAAAGGGATTCTTCTAGCAAAAATGgttgtccaaagcggacaacccctgtaaaaagctttaatttactttttcttttagggtatgttcacacggcatatgtaTAAGGCTgatttaaagggaaaacagcctctgaatctaGGTGTTTTATGGAGCAGATTTTGGTGTTTGCAAGGGTATTTTGAAgcgtattttgaggcatattttaagGCCAGTTCTAAAAACATCTTCAAAAAGTGGCATGAGACTTCATTTTAAGAGgcatatttttaagaggcgttttatttaaaaatttagcAGCGTAAACATATGCCTCATATAAACAGCATAttgtatttctcattgaaatcaataggaaactgtttgcaggcgtatttcaagtgtattttcgaGCATAAGACGAGCTTTTTGCGctccaaaatatgcctgaaagtaagcagtgtgaacacagccttagatttTCAGCAAGTATTGGAGGGGTTACACATAGCAAACAAATAATATACTCTATGACATTGAAAGAGAACAGAGTTTGAACAGCCCTCTAGCTTTATCCACACAAAAGATAAAAGATAAAAGTTGAACTTGAATGTAAGTGAAGGGAAAACAATACCTCCTTGACCCAGACAAGTCAAAACCACTAAAGATATTATATTATAATCCTAaacataaaagtagtaaaaccacaTTGATAAATCCATCAATAGAATATCTCCCAGTTGACATGAGTTTTACAATTTGCAACTTTATAACATGGTGGGCGGAGCATTAAttaatgtaaggctctgttcacatcatgatTTGTCCCTATTTTTAGCGCGTAGGTTGGGAAAGTTACCGACATACATACTTAATGTGTCTTTCGTCTGCCGGCTGCCCAGTATGCGTCAGTATTTAAAACAAGGCATGGAATAGCATAGAAGATTACGCTATTATATTCTTCTGAGTAAAGTAAAAAacacgtatacgttaaacatatacttTCTTTTAAACATGGTAGCCTATAGCTGAAGTTTGCCATTGTAGTGAATAAATCGTTAgctttttatgacatatccattaaACGGATACTGTTAGGCTACATGAaaacgttgcgtaatttgatgtgGAACatccgcaccaaaaccgcaggtaTACGCACGTCATTCCGCAGCTAAAACCACAcctaatggtgcgtattttgatgcgtttttctctaaaactagtcagatacaatttgcaagtggaaacgcaggatacattgacatgctgcggattttaaaatacgcaccgcaggtcactaTATgcacagaaaaaatctgcaccgtgtagatgagatttcatgaaatctcatttactttgttgGTACTGTATTACATGGGTGGATTTGCCGCATGGAAATACAAGCGGCacatccgcacgtaatacgcaacaTATGCATTCAGATTTACAGTCTGTGGGTGACGGATACCACTGTTAAACATCTGTCACATCCTATGTAACGTATATGTCGGGACGTTAAAGGTCGGCCAAAACACAtggtgtaaacaaggcctaactTGACTGGACCAGATCATCTTCcaatttgccttacaaaaaaatgaACTGTAGATTTATTAGGTAAtaatggaaacattaccatttgTAGTTCctcttgttttttatttttctataactCATcaccattacaataataataccacACGCAATCATTCTAATATATAAAGGCAAACCTTTTGCCAACGACTTACTTCTtctctggctgcagcggtcagatggTGTAACCACTTTAGCCAATCAGTGACAGGTTGAAGCAGACATATTTACTGCTACCTGTAACTGCCTCTCATCTCCCTGAAAGGACTATTccgaagggaacctgtcagcagcattTTCACCCTCAGGTAGGGTGCTTTGGGTGTAGGGGTGAAAATGATGGGGACAGGTtcccttaataaatgtgttgttttAGTGAGGAGATTTGTCCAAACTGCCTAAAGAAAAACTGTTTGTTGCGCA from Rhinoderma darwinii isolate aRhiDar2 chromosome 3, aRhiDar2.hap1, whole genome shotgun sequence carries:
- the LOC142748889 gene encoding protocadherin gamma-B5-like isoform X15: MAGLQLQEGQSMQRLRWQVIFPFLFSWLCHSVSGQIHYSINEELRKGSIFGNLAKDLKLNVKELSRRKLHIVSEVSEKYFSINLDNGNLYIADRIDRETLCRAADDCVLTFDAVMENPLNFFNVKIDIQDINDNHPTFVHDKIRIEMSELTSPGRRFRLQNAEDIDIGNNSLIRYRLSVNQYFALGEKVSSDGSVFPELILEKLLDRETQNKHELILTASDGGNPVQTGTAIINIIITDINDNSPVFTQDVYKVSVRENIPVNSTILKVSASDEDEGVHAQITYSFSTTSSHILDGFSIDPKSGEIKTKAYLDYEVTKLYEISVQAEDGGGLPAITKVLIEIIDKNDNAPEISISSLLTKIAEDSASGSVVAFIKVHDRDSGENGEVQCIIEGDLPFELISSSSNFYKIVTKSSLDREKIPSYNITIQASDKGSPEMTSRKVIRLDVSDVNDNAPVFEKLVYTAFIPENNSPGASIFSIQARDMDSEDNAKIIYSITTRSNEEDPLSSYISMNPVTGVIYAQRSFDYEKHREFNIQIIARDNGAPSLNSSTTLRICIADQNDNSPVILYPSPEVNSPTFEMVPWTSEQGSLVSKVVAVDADSGHNAWLSYFLQSSEPSLFTIDQHTGEIRTSRVFQERDIMKHGIVILVKDNGIPSRSASVSLNMVIADHFHQVLPELSSQSNKEESQSNLQFYLVIALALISFLFMLTVIIAVVSKYKESKSSSSFGSMSTSLYPQVDPRFISQFNNGTLPLPYSYDVCVTLDPSKQEFAFLKPEHNVPVESLIDADDSGIGNENFKNCPPGETIVTQQGQPNTDWRFSQAQRPGPSGAQQPTEEAGVWPNNQFETERLQAMILASANVEAAEGSSAIGAGTGTMGLSARYGPQFTLQHVPDYRQNIYIPGTTSTLTNAAGKRDGKAGAPSGNKKKSGKKEKK